TGATAATTCACTGATCAATACCAAGTGAAGCAAAACCCAGAAGAACCCAGAAGAAAAATACTGTGATAATTAGATTTTATCTTCagataatttaaatattttgtttcaaacatgttgtatctttttttattgttatttatttatcttctgTCCCTTGAAGTGGACATAAAGTCTTGTTGGATCACAAAATGACATGATGAAGAAgagtaattcaattcaattcagttttatttgtatagcgcaaaatcacaacaacagtcgcctcaaggcgctttgtattgtaaagtagaccctacaataatccaTGCAGAGAAAagtccaacaatcaaatgaccccctttggcgacagtgggaagtgATTGCTCATAGTAGGACATTCAGACGTGTCAGGGGATGAAGTGGAGGAGGGCCTGgcattagagcaggggtgtccaagTCCAGTCttcgagagctactgtcctgcagcttttggatgcatccttgttccgacacacctgaatcaaatgaatggtttgtgttcaggcctttgccaaacttgatggcatgctgaagaggtaatccaatgattttattcagctgtgttagAGTAgagatgcatctaaaagctgcaagCCAGTAGCTCTTGAGGattggagttggacacccctgcatTAGAGCAACAAGGTGAAAATTCAGAAGGAGGACATACCAGCTTTTGAGGACCCTGAGAAGGGGCAAAATGATGACAGTGTCCATTGTGGATAAGAAGTATTGTATGAGCTAGGGCTCTGAAGTTCTGGAATTTGGTTTATCAACCACCATACAGGAGACAAGcctgtgaagagaaaaaaattttCAGGCTCCTCAAAAGCTGATATGTCCTCTGAGCTTTCACCTTCCTGCTCTGATGTGTGTTCTCCCTTCACCTCAACCCCTGACAGTAGGAAGACTGACTCCCCTTCCGtagtttctttttgcttttctccctAATGTCTGACTTCTTGAAGTATGGAGATTGGTTGAAAATGTGATGTAAGTCCTGCTGTTCACTACAAAGGAAAATGAATAAGTTTTGTGTGTCTCAGACTCATGTCCTTGACAGAGGACAAAAATTAATTGCTGGGTATTACTAGGAGGAAAAAAGGTAAAAGCAGACTTATTCtctttaatgtatttttgtgtACGTATAATTAGACTTTTTAATAAGTTACAACACCTATTTtccatttacaaaacaaaatacagcatataaataaatgagtggGGGTTCAAGACTTTAGCACAGTGCTGCATGAATACTTACGTTATGACCTGCACTGTAAAGGTCAAATATAGACCGTCATTATCAGTATGTAACATGTCCATTTAATTATTGTCCAGCTGAAGGAACCAGTGATGCTCACCAAGACAGTGAAATGTCTCCAGTTGGGCAACACCGTCAAGGAGCCTCCAGCTGGCAGCAAATGTATGGTGGCTGGATGGGGACGAACTGAAAGCAACCAACCATCTGATGTTCTCATGTCTGCCAATGTGACTGTGATCGACAGAGAGACATGCaactcttattattattatactgtTATCACCAGTGACATGATATGTGCTGGTTCAACTGGCAAAAAAAAGGTTGATGTTTGTCGAGTAAGTatattgagtgtgtgtgtatttttattagTTCTCTGAATTAAACAGGCATTCAGCTCAACACTCTTGGCTTTTTCACATCCACAAGTAGTCAAAGAATGACTaccatgtatttgtttttcctgcaggggGATTCAGGAGGGCCACTGTTGTGCGATGGGGTGCTGGTTGGAGCTACTTCTTTTGGAAGGACGTGTGAGAGTAAAGAGAACGTACCGGGAGTCTACGCATTTGTCTCAAACAAACAACTCAGCTGGATCAAAGAAACAATGAAGTCATATGAAATGCCATGAATCCACAGGCATCAATACATATGAGCTAAGcaagacaaaaatattttatgcttAATCTGTCACTGCTTTCACCATAGAGGATACACATATATGATATCAGCCCCGTCATGGTTAGTACTGTCCACTGCAGAAACATAAAACCAGATCTTCTTTGCAGCCTTTCTCTTGGACAATCATTGTAAAGGTTTGTGGATTATTAAATTTTCCAGAATTGCGTTTTGGCTGCTGTTGCTGTAGAGTCTACATAAATGTGGTTATTTCTGAAAGAATTTCTACAAGAACAGTTcctaaaataatttcttcttgCAGTGAAAAATGACCTTTACCCATCTTTTATTGTCTTACTTGTAAAAAGATAATACTTAATACTGTTAACTAGAAAACTGAGTTAAAAAGATTTGTTTATGAAAACCCCCAAGAAACATTTTATATACCTTTTACATTTTCTACTTTCTAATAAAGCTAACAGCATGAACAAaaaagatttctttctttctctcttttgttgTTTGTACTGCAATTCTttcaaaattgtgtttttacacTAACtcttaaatctttaaaaatgtttgtgacCCAGAGCTAATAGtttagtcttttatttttagtattcaaatttaataacttttaatttcttttaaagaaacatttttgtaaTTGTATTTTCAGAAAGCTAACCAGCAGATGCATGATGTGATTATTCTCTGATCTTATTGttggattgtcatttatgcttagaaacatatacttatatatgcttagagttatATAATCGATTGCTTATTGATAGGATCTCTGATCCTTAGTAGTCTGTAAAGACTGTGTGCATTCCAGAGCACtctggcatacacacacatcttaAGGTCATGATAGAGGTTGTACCTTCTCTCTGATTTATACTATGGGAGTACACATACTCTGTATCTGTCTAAGTATAAGGGTCCTTTGTTTAGGTGGaccgctagactcctggcaccggctttttaaggagccgttcaCAGGGCCATAtcttggcacacacacacaaacgtacCTACACGTACACACAGACGGTAcgctttgttcacatgtatgctTGTGTTAGATGGCGTATGTTAATGAAACTacgcatattcatgtaaccacaataaaaagcaataaagtGCTACGGGGGAGCTGACTGAGAGTGACCGGGGTTCGAGTGGCAGGAACAGCGCTCGTCTCGGTCATCTCCTTTGTTCACAAGATCACACAAAGAGTTCTGCCTGGTGTCCCATACTTTGCTAGCTGCAGTAGAATTGTCTCTGATTGTTCTAGCAATAGGTTTGTGCTAGTGTAAGAGATTCTTTTATCAAGCACTCAGATGTAATGAAATAACACTCAGACACTTCAGCAGTTTAACGTGCACGGGTGAAACCTCAACAGAGATTCACACCCGTGGAGCAGCTCGCtgcctttatttatacacagcaggaagcatacaaaaaaggaaatatcatGCTTATCTTGTCAAGCAAGCAGGTGTGATTTCTCAAGAACTTTGTATCCTCCACAAGGTCGTTTCTTACTCTTGGGTGGCGGTTTCCTGCTGCTGACATTTAATAAGAAGGCAAACAGTTTCCGTTATAGAGTAGAGAGCCAGCAGTTAAAATATGCAGCTGTTTGAGTACAAGACAGAAATATAAACACTCTTAGCTGATtattatatgaataataaaacctttaaaagcaaaaatcctCTGACAGCTAGACAGACCTATCACTTATTAAATTTGGTTCCTGAGctaggacaaaaacaaaagttcatAGTTAGTAAACCCCTTTTAGACAACAATCACTGTGTTGAATATTTGTGGTTGtacataaatataaatgcaataaataatAGCAGGAAAGTGATAATTACAGTCTGACTTTGAGGCCTAAGAAAAATGAtactttttctctgcttttcttcCAAGTTTTcttcaaaacacatttacagtaaaGTATAGAAAGAGAATATtcactgaaaaaacacaaaacaatcaaacaacacTTACTTGCACAACTAGTTGATACAAAATCTTAAAACATTTAGTTGCACATGTTGAAGGCTTTCCCCTTTCAGTCAGTGACTGTGGCCCATGTAGACACTTTTTTACATGTGCAGCACATCCATGCATGATTTTACAATATACagataataatattttataatatatattttatttctctccttTCTAAAACATCTGACACTGCTTTTCTGAAAAAAGTACTTTACACTAGTTGCAAATCATGTTATTATGCACATGTTCtcttgtgaatgtgtgtaaatggtTGTCTGACTCTCTAAGTTAGCTCTGCAACAGGCTGGTGACCTGTCTAGGGTGTACCCCTCCTCTTGTCTTATGCAAGCCTTAAagttggataagtggaagagaatggaaggATTGTTTCCTTCAAAAGAAAATTACAGTAATGCCAACAAGAATATGAGAGTATACCAAAGTATGTTGCACTAaacactgtcatggtcctgggtctagTGTCccagtgtttatgtttttgaatatTAATATTCTGTGATTTAGTCTTTTGTATTTCTAGCTCCCTTGGTTATTCTTTAGTATTTTGGTGATTTCTAGTCTTTAGGTTTTGTTACTGTGCCTCACCTGTGTTCCTTGTGTTATGTCTAGTCATTCTGGTTTCTATGGTGTTGTTCCTGTGTTAgagtttgctgttttgcttcctccctgcCTCATGTGTGTGATtaatcccagctgtgtttccctcctggtCCTCATTCCCTAATtacccctctatgtatttagtCCTCCATCTTCCTCTGTCTGTTGCCAGTTCATCTGCTTCTCTTTCCAGGTTTGTATTTCatgtagtgttttgtgtttagctttcccagtttagtttttgttagtcTCCTTCTTGTCTTTGGTTTGTCAtgttttgttctgctttttcaAGCAGAACAAGTAACAACACTGGgaacagtaaagaaaaacaacaaacaaacaaaaaaacacatagTGTTTTCAAtgagagaaacgtttcatcactcatccaagtgacttcttcggtCTCAGtttactgcaggtttccccaaccttataaacactaCCTTtccataatgactgaaactagcaccactgaatgagcAATGCGCTGGGatttcagttccttgatcattaataggcAAATTGTCATGAACATTGATCCAAGCACACTAATCAAAGATCAGTGATCAATGGCCATTAGTACCATTCATAGAGAGTTGAATTCCTGCCTGTCCAGGATATGTATGTCCTCATCGTTGAAAGAGTGGCCACtagcctgtaggtgtgaatagactaCGGAGACCTGAGGTGATgagttagctcttctgtgttctgCCATCCGCTTcggttgtttggtttttaacagcgtacactacaTTACTCTGATTGTGTCGAGGGACCCGATCCTTTGGGTGAACCAATTTTTggtgcagcgtgttttgggatttaaaagaaacagagacGCAGTGTTTAGAAAAACTGTGTCTCAACTGTTccaatactcctgacacattAAGGATCTATAGGTGTTCACTTAGGCAGCAGtcgtccttctctcctggatcgccTGGAGAAAAGTTAGTGAAGCCCCAGCTCTAAGCAGTTACGTTATTTCCTCATGAGTACCCCACTGATCTGCCTGTTTTGTGGTTTATCCAGGTTTTGGAGTGGAACAATTGTggaattgtgtgttttgtttgaagagtttcagtcaggtttcagagctcatcacagcacagaaacagctttagtgaaggtcacaaatgatcttcttatggcctctgacagtggactcatctctgtgcttgtcctgctagaccttagtgcagcattcgatactgtcgaccataatatcctattagagcgattagaacatgctgtaggtattacaggactgcactgcagtggtttgtatcatatctatctaatagactccagtttgttcatgtaaatggagagtcctcttcacacactgaggttaattatggagttccacagggttcagtgctaggaccaattctgtttacattttacatgcttcccttaggcagtatcattagaagacatagcatacattttcactgctatgctgatgacacccagctctatctgtccatgaagccagataacacacaccaattagttaaactgcaggaatgtcttaaagacataaagacctggatggccgctaactttctgcttcttaattcagataaaactgaggttattgtactcggccctgaaaagcctagaaatatggtatctaaccagattcttactctggatggcattaccttggccttcagtaacgctgtgaggaaccttggagtcatttttgaccaggacatgtccttcaatgcacatattaaacaaatatgtaagactgcgttcttccatttgcgcaacatctctaaaattagaaatatcctgtctcagagtgacgctgaaaaactagttcatgcatttattacttccaggctggactactgtaattcattattatcaggatgtccaaaaaactcactgaaaagccttcagctaatccaaaatgctgcagcaagagtactgacagggactagaaagagagagcatatttctcctgttttggcttcccttcattgacttcctgttaaatccagaattgaattcaaaatcctgctcctcacatacaaggtcttaaataatcaggccccatcttatctcaatgaccttgtagtaccatatcacccaattagagcacttcgctcttgctctgcaggcctacttgttgttcctagagtatttaaaagtagaatgggagggagagccttcagttttcaggcccctcttctgtggaaccagcttccagtttggatttgggagacagacactatctctacttttaagattaggcttaaaactttcctttttgctaaagcatatagttagggctggaccaggtgaccctgaatcctcccttagttatgctgcaatagacataggctgccgggggattcccatgatgcattgagtttttcctttccagtcacctttctcactcactatgtattaacagacctctctgcattaaatcatatctgttattaacctctgtctctcttccacagcatgtcttttatcctgtcttccttctctcaccccaaccggtcgcagcagatggccgcccctccctgagcctggttctgccggaggtttcttcctgttaaaagggagtttttccttcccactgttgccaaagtgcttgctcatagggggtcatatgattgttgggttttttttcctctgtatctatgaagcgccttgaggcgacttatgttgtgatttggcgctatataaataaaattgaattgaattgaattgaattgaattgttggACTGCTTACCTGTCACAGATCACGAGCACAGAGTAGGAGTCGTAAACTTCAAGCAGCAGCTttatttgttgaaaaaaaagatacttcataaaacaaactttcaaaaaacaaaccaaaaccccGAACAGGGAAACACAGAATTAAACACTAGGAAACGAGGAGCATGGAACATACTGGCATACAAATGCTACAATTATTACTATTATGATTTGTTTCCACGGTGCTGTCAGACAACATggatgttctttttaaaatgaaaaagaacctGGAACCTGCATTGGTTCCAGGTTCTTTTTTTGCAGATATTATGTATTATTCCTACAAATCTAATTGTTTTTTCCATATTAAATTATTATCTTCAATTTCATAGGATTTAAGAAACGTACAGTAATTGGaacactttcaaaacaaaactatCATTCTGTTTTTAACTACTAAGTGCCATATGTGAGTCAGAGAGAATGAATTTTACAGAGAACTGTAGAAGTAAGGTTAGATTTACTGTCAGAGGATGAGATAAAGCAGTGCCAGATATTAGAGCAGGAAGGTCAGATCTCAGAAAGCATACCAAAATTTGAGGAACCTGAGTGGACCACACCCACCATTATCGATTATGGATGAACAACTATGTGTAAGATAGTTTTTCCATTACAATGTGTTGAAGCCACCTTACTTCACCCTATCACGTGACCCATTGAGCCACCTGACCCATGATGTGAGTAGGAATTGAGAcacctgggaagggatctcatgACAGCATTGCAGGTGGCAGACAGatggtgtcgtaagccacctCCTCTGTTCATAGACAgttgttcacagtggacatagatgacTTCTTACATTCTTCTTTCAGAGGTCAGCACTCCTTGCAGTAGTTGTGTTGGGGAGTTTTGTCCTCGATGAACCAATTTTTGTCTGAAGGCGTGGCTGGGTCTGAAGAGCACTGAGATGTTGTGTTTGGAGAAattggggagcccatggcacatccatgtttttgtttgtagaaATCCTCATTGCATTTAAAAATTTCAATAAGAAGGGCTTATTAGAAGCAAGTGGACATGATTTATTGATATAAAGAATTCAAATAGAGGTTTTTGGTGGTTAGATTATGATGGCCCACAAAATCTCAGCAGTGATATGGATTACAGCAGGAACCCCCGACCCCCGCAGCCTAGTAGTAATGGGAtgtccggctctttttagagaaccggctctttcggctcgccTCACTAAAAAGAaccggctcttttggctccgaactggctcttcaggttgttttgttgctttaactaatttattattaacaataatataaaattatgcacaaaaggaattactaatgtaaaaaaaagtggttttatttatatatgtttatatataaatatatgctgtggcccctagagacaaaacacgtacaaactccaaaaagcacatacaaactccaaaacacatttctaggatgaactgaacttccaaaacagagctacctagatcacctAAATGACACAattaaaagcatgaaagcatatgtgtattgtttgtgtttttatacacaagcattcatatatagtcaaataattttaaaaaaaaagttaatttacctgttattaccacacaccaaatccggtcgttggtacttgctggcttgtgtagccactaggtaacaaaagctcaacactgcgcctagcatcctggagcacttctgttgtcttttgtatgtgttttgagtttttatgtgcttctgagtttttacgtgttttggagtttttacgtatttttacgtgatttgaagtttgtatgtgctttgtctgtaggggccaccgtaaatatacttttatttattcactcaacataaaatgtaataaataaatcatataatacaaaaaatcaactattcacatttcaacttttagctatttaaattttcagctttttccttttacaaatttaaagtgaaacaacacaaaacactgcaaaccacaacacaattaaatataaattataatatgaaaacaaaaagaagatgcatattctctgtcatatggacctgcatgaataaactttctgaatcctttagcatctgcaactgaatagttgtggatgattactatacctttctaatgtgacgttgttatccctggctctttctctgtctctccctcctgctctgttcctgtgctactgagtgtaaccagtgttgccaactcctcagtaagaaaaatcgctattggctgtcctaaaagtcgcttgaagtcgctaaatgacatcatcgcctaatttgcataattggtcatgctaatataattgtaacctacgttgttggagagagaaataacatcgtggaagagacataaagtgagtaaaaaacgtcctaaatgcatttagaatttatttagaactacaaattaaatttattttagcaattattgttttttgtaatgtcacaattccaaccctgctcctttattcgggcttggaccggcaaaagtgacccgaaataggcactctggtggagttactttgtgtgtgtgtgtgtgtgtgtgtgtgtgtgtgtttataagcaGTTTTAAACTTGAtccacaaaacaacataacagtaaaagaagaactgactgcgttacagtcagtgcgggagcagcaGCTTTgctcatgcgcgattcatttgcagtttggacgcataggggtgaacatctcctgccctgatagcagctgggggaggactatcctctgcctgtgagcgctttggcacgggcgaggtgcccacagcagcacccgctgcttgttgagagtaaaagcgatacgcgctttcacgtcaaaaagttgtcataaataagtctccaataacaccagaaaaagtcgccagatttgttgctagtcgctttttagaaaaaaagtcgctaagggggtctgaaaattcgctaaatatagcgacaaagtcgctaagttggcaacactgagtgtaactaccgcccctcccccctcttcccagcgtaaagcacaaggctcgcatgctgagtgaagcggaaaaaagtgtgagagagaggcagtgttgccaacttagcgactttgtcgctatatttagcgagttttcagacccccttagcgactttttttctaaaaagcgactagcaacaaatctggcgactttttctggtgttcttggagacttatttatgacaactttttgacgtgaaagcgcgtatcgcttttactctcaacaagcagcaggtgctgtaacgcagtcagttcttcttttactcttttactcttatgttcttttgtggatcacaaggtttaaaactacttataaacacacacacacaaagtaactccaccagagtgcctattttgggtcacttttgccggtccaagcccgggtaaaggagcagggttggaattatgacattaaaaaaaaacaataattgctaaaagaaatttaacttgtagttctaaataaactctaaatgcatttaggacgtttttttactcactttatgtctcttccacgatgttatttctctctccaacaacgtaggttacaattagattagcatgaccaattatgcaaattaggtgatgacgtcatttagcgacttttaggacaaccaatagcgattttccttactgaggagttggcaacactggagagaggggagagaaagaaaaaaaacccacggctcgcgataaggagctgGCTCGCGTCATTCAcgtcaaagacccggctctaagagccatttcgttcgcggcCGACCCATCACTAATGAGAAATACACCTAGTCAAATTTCTCACGATCAAAAAGTGGGTAAGTGTGCGTGCGTGTTGCTGtagttattattgttgttggtggtgaaTGGGGTAAGCTtgttaatgatatatttaatcACAAGTGTTTGGGTGTTTATTTTGCTGACTTGTTAATTTCAGTTGTCAGACCACATCCTTTCAGCTCTCTATATAAAGCTGAGCGTCACAGTTTCAGTGCATACAGCATCTATGAgagacaaaatgcaaaatgttctGCCTGagtaatttcagtgttttaattcCATGCATGCTCCTCTTGATCATCCAGCCAGGTGATTAATGATTTGTATTGAACTTTAATTAGATAATTAGATAATTTTCTCATGCATTTAAATAAGCAGAATGCATAGTCACATTATTGATATCTTTCAGCATTACAAAAGCAGCTGGTGAAGGATGTTTGTTACATGAATCTGTTTTCAGCTTCATCGTCTGCTGACTTTATGTGAtggatatttcctttttttctaggTCATGGGTCCAAAATTATTGAAGGGAAAGAAGTCAAGCCACACTCGTTGCCTTTCATGGCCCATGTGGAAAGCAAAAAATCTTTCTGTGGAGGGACGTTAATCCATCCACAATGGGTCCTGACAGCTGCACACTGCACCAAGTAGGAACATGaggacttacacacacacacacaaagaagtaTATGGTTCTATATATACATATCAcaaattctttattttcttaccATAGATAGAAATATAGCAATCAAATTGGCATCATACATACTGTATGTGATTTTTATAGACAGGCCTGTAAGCCTGTAAGACACAAGTAGATTTGTCTGCATTGTCTGCAAATATTGATGTTGGTCATAATtcaagaaatgagaaaaagattaaatgtttatttaaaacagaataatcatGTTACAAACAAGAAGTGTGTGGTAAACACTGTCACTGAAAGAGAAATTGCACTCTGAAATTttcataactgcaacattaataTTGTTAAAATTCAGCTGGAGGAAAACTCCATGCAGTCTCTATAATAGCCATAAaccaaatatatataataacacACATTTACTATGATATTTtgataattgttttatttaaaaaggttAATCTGACCTATTAACCTTTTATATAATTGAAATTtcactaatattttttttcttccacagtATGAGTAAGGTGACCCTGGGAGCACACTCaatcaggaaaaaagaaaaa
This genomic stretch from Astatotilapia calliptera chromosome 12, fAstCal1.2, whole genome shotgun sequence harbors:
- the LOC113033753 gene encoding granzyme A-like, whose amino-acid sequence is MTIVILGAHSLRNVEVDSRQVREVEKRFPHPGYYSPFKGNDLMLLKLKEPVMLTKTVKCLQLGNTVKEPPAGSKCMVAGWGRTESNQPSDVLMSANVTVIDRETCNSYYYYTVITSDMICAGSTGKKKVDVCRGDSGGPLLCDGVLVGATSFGRTCESKENVPGVYAFVSNKQLSWIKETMKSYEMP